A single Falco naumanni isolate bFalNau1 chromosome 20, bFalNau1.pat, whole genome shotgun sequence DNA region contains:
- the LOC121099602 gene encoding LOW QUALITY PROTEIN: inhibin beta C chain-like (The sequence of the model RefSeq protein was modified relative to this genomic sequence to represent the inferred CDS: deleted 1 base in 1 codon): MAARGAGPWLLLLAAAVLCAAAEPRCSACAGGAERRLLEEAAKRQLLEKLRLRERPRLAHAVPRAAVARALRRLQAAGARRGPDEEVEQGYEIISFAEPEPTSPSGLRLQFQFSRTQDQDVHILQAQLWLYLRVPRDLVASLTLRIFLAGGDGDLVGGNRTLLSERRLSAKGSGWRAFTLMPALQSFFGGEHRTLRLELESHGDEGDIMAIANASWSHQPFLVAKARVRETGHHVAKRSLRCSQNSNLCCRKDYYVDFRDIGWNDWIIKPEGYQINYCVGQCPLHVAGSPGMASSFHTAVFNLVKANNIQASGHSCCVPTRRRPLSVLYFDRNSNIVKTDIPDMIVDACGCS; the protein is encoded by the exons ATGGCGGCGCGCGGCGCGGGCccgtggctgctgctgctggcggcGGCGGTGCTGTGCGCGGCGGCGGAGCCGCGCTGCTCGGCCTGCGCg gggggcgcggagcggcggctgctggaggaggcggCCAAGcggcagctgctggagaagctgcGGCTCCGTGAGCGGCCCCGGCTCGCCCACGCCGTGCCCCGCGCTGCCGTGGCCCGCGCCCTGCGGCGGCTGCAGGCGGCCGGTGCCCGCCGGGGCCCCGACGAGGAGGTCGAGCAGGGCTACGAGATCATCAGCTTCGCGGAGCCAG AACCCACATCTCCCTCTGGCTTGCGGCTGCAGTTCCAGTTCAGCCGTACACAAGACCAGGACGTTCATATCCTGCAGGCTCAGCTTTGGCTCTACCTTCGAGTCCCCCGAGACCTGGTAGCCAGCCTCACCCTGAGAATCTTCCTTGCTGGTGGGGACGGTGATTTGGTGGGGGGCAATCGCACGCTGCTGAGTGAGAGGCGCCTGAGCGCTAAGGGCAGTGGCTGGCGTGCCTTCACCCTCATGCCTGCCCTGCAGAGTTTCTTTGGGGGAGAGCACAGGACCTTGCGGCTGGAACTGGAAAGCCATGGGGATGAGGGTGATATTATGGCAATAGCCAATGCCAGCTGGTCCCACCAGCCCTTCCTGGTGGCCAAGGCAAGGGTACGGGAGACAGGGCACCATGTGGCCAAGCGCAGCCTCCGCTGCAGCCAGAACTCCAACCTCTGCTGCCGCAAGGACTACTACGTGGATTTCCGTGACATTGGTTGGAACGACTGGATCATTAAGCCTGAGGGCTACCAGATAAACTACTGTGTGGGCCAGTGCCCTCTACATgtggcaggcagccctgggatGGCCTCTTCTTTCCACACAGCTGTCTTCAACCTCGTCAAAGCTAACAACATCCAGGCATCAGGGCACTCTTGCTGTGTGCCCACACGACGCCGGCCACTCTCTGTCCTTTACTTTGATCGCAATAGCAACATTGTCAAGACTGATATCCCTGACATGATTGTTGATGCCTGTGGCTGTAGCTAG
- the GLI1 gene encoding LOW QUALITY PROTEIN: zinc finger protein GLI1 (The sequence of the model RefSeq protein was modified relative to this genomic sequence to represent the inferred CDS: deleted 3 bases in 2 codons), producing the protein MFNPVSPPATGYAERCCLRPPHGPAPGAPGPQGLDFPLCHQSNLMSGHRGYGLVPGTEHPGSGDGSRFSTPRGAGKLGKKRALSISPLSDSSIDLQTVIRTSPNSLVAFINSRCASASGSYGHLSISTISPSLGFQSPSGQQKGQGHLYSHTPPPPPPCSSHEHLSTRPGLRHHAPACGTLKHCQQLKLEWSLSSPLTVKYPEKRSEGDISSPASTGTQDPLLGMLDVREDLEKEDGKPESETVYETNCYWDGCAKEFDTQEQLVHHINNEHIHGEKKEFVCHWAACSREQRPFKAQYMLVVHMRRHTGEKPHKCTFEGCNKAYSRLENLKTHLRSHTGEKPYVCEHEGCNKAFSNASDRAKHQNRTHSNEKPYVCKIPGCTKRYTDPSSLRKHVKTVHGPDAHVTKKHRGDVVPGRALPTPSGPLDMKQEKDTNGPMDARKDDGKLLVPDLALKPQPSPGGQSSCSSDHSPLGSTTNNDSGVEMAGNAGGSYEDLSTLEDVVPGEPMGTSGLMALHKLENLRIDKLKQMRKPSATKGLNLPAIPGAGLPGEVPGIPLPPPAASHRRIAELSAAEMAMPLNERRSSATSTISSAYTVSRRSSLVSPYLAGPCLGGEAGAVPGAASLADGYDPISTDESRRSSDASHSGGLPGVGSLTPAQRYCLKAKYAAATGGPPPTPLPSVERVGTGGHGSLPGDYLGPVKPRFLANGLLRRHSSNDYTGYAGSIPPHLVPRNGVRRASDPARTAANPHAVPKVHRFKSMGNVNVPGAGRTALQPLGGSDANLQHHVFSSRPPSISENVFLESVSIEGPGAGVESGLLEMEQYLNYPEESFPCQGTGVELQCEGPYSSAHQTAAGMQLNTGGHGDMEEGLLQSEFSLPQCQMNQHFTSMHAGNGTMPAPWDEPPQSNLEMSSGQPSVSASAAAMSGPHCHHQSTDYPLPSSCGHQPKLVSSCQDSGFSGGHWLNRLQIKSEQHYPVPAPALAPCQNAKLAGPVQCPASFGQAMNVGSGGYQSEEQAPVSYMGMLSPGTRRAQTPTMQTKEVMVRSYVQAQQALMWGDQLTSKGGEAGMGLGSEPGQCQAVQAPLYLSPKYSGYQTKPDHPQGLAETQHLLNAPCFNPEMVPHPPGGPKPPGHQNSLNYVGNLAQPSHSYEGVEASSRRVLRLPPARPTPEGPSNALLCYPGQSMHLQVGKGGHKLLGQMAASCGGPGHYGGSLEGLKGSSYCYLDSGEQVANSLDSLDLENTHLDFAAIVEDPETPALLPGPASPAGGLLLPASGGANMAVGDMSSMLSTLAGESHFLNSLS; encoded by the exons ATGTTCAACCCCGTCAGCCCCCCGGCCACCGGCTATGCTGAGCGCTGCTGCCTGCGC CCCCCTCACGGACCAGCCCCGGGTGCCCCAGGGCCACAAG GACTTGACTTTCCCTTATGCCATCAGTCAAACCTCATGAGCGGTCACCGTGGTTATGGGTTGGTGCCAGGAACTGAGCACCCAGGCAGTGGTGACG GCTCACGGTTCTCAACGCCCCGTGGTGCAGGCAAACTGGGCAAAAAGCGGGCACTGTCCATCTCACCCCTGTCAGACTCCAGCATTGACCTGCAGACGGTAATCCGCACCTCACCCAACTCCCTCGTTGCCTTCATCAACTCCCGCTGTGCCTCTGCCAGTGGCTCCTATGGCCACCTCTCCATCAGCACCATCAG TCCATCACTGGGATTCCAGAGTCCATCAGGTCAGCAGAAGGGCCAAGGCCACCTGTACAgccacaccccccca cccccccccccatgtagCTCCCATGAGCACCTGTCCACCCGCCCAGGGCTCCGCCACCATGCCCCAGCTTGTGGGACCCTCAAACACTGCCAG CAGCTGAAGTTGGAGTGGAGCCTGAGCAGCCCTCTGACTGTCAAATACCCAGAGAAGAGGTCCGAGGGCGATATCTCCAGCCCAGCTTCCACAGGCACCCAG GACCCCTTGCTGGGGATGCTCGATGTTCGGGAAGATCTGGAGAAGGAGGACGGGAAACCTGAGTCTGAGACCGTGTATGAAACAAATTGCTACTGGGACGGCTGTGCTAAGGAGTTTGATACGCAGGAGCAGCTGGTGCAT CACATCAACAACGAGCATATCCATGGGGAGAAGAAGGAGTTTGTGTGCCACTGGGCAGCATGTTCCCGAGAGCAGAGGCCCTTCAAGGCGCAGTACATGTTGGTGGTGCACATGCGACGTCACACAGGCGAGAAACCCCACAAATGCACG TTCGAAGGCTGTAACAAAGCCTACTCACGCCTGGAGAACCTCAAGACGCATCTGCGCTCACACACGGGTGAAAAACCCTACGTGTGTGAACACGAGGGTTGCAACAAGGCCTTCTCCAATGCTTCTGACCGGGCCAAGCATCAAAACCGCACTCACTCCAATGAG AAGCCCTATGTGTGCAAGATTCCAGGCTGCACCAAGCGCTACACAGACCCCAGTTCCCTGCGCAAACACGTGAAGACGGTGCACGGCCCTGATGCCCATGTCACCAAGAAGCACCGGGGGGATGTGGTGCCAGGCCGTGCACTGCCCACCCCCAGTGGCCCCCTAGACATGAAGCAGGAGAAAGACACAAATGGCCCCATGGATGCCCGGAAGGATGACGGCAAGCTCTTGGTGCCCGACTTGGCCTTG AAgccgcagcccagcccaggTGGGCAGTCGTCCTGCAGCAGTGACCACTCCCCGCTTGGCAGCACCACCAACAATGACAGTGGAGTGGAGATGGCGGGTAACGCCGGTGGGAGCTACGAGGATCTGTCCACACTGGAGGATGTGGTGCCCGGTGAGCCTATGGGCACCTCAGGTCTCATGGCCCTCCACAAGCTAGAAAATCTTCGCATTGATAAACTGAAGCAGATGAGGAAGCCATCGGCTACCAAGGGCCTGAATTTGCCAGCCATCCCTGGAGCCG gcctgcctggggaggtgcCTGGGATCCCCCTGCCACCGCCAGCTGCCTCGCACCGGCGCATTGCggagctgtcagcagcagagatggCCATGCCACTGAACGAGCGCCGAAGCAGTGCCACCAGCACTATAAGCTCAGCCTACACTGTGAGCCGGCGCTCATCCCTGGTGTCCCCGTACCTGGCTGGGCCATGCCTGGGTGGTGAGGCAGGGGCAGTGCCTGGCGCGGCAAGCCTGGCAGACGGCTATGACCCCATCTCTACGGACGAGTCGCGACGCTCCAGTGATGCCAGCCACTCTGGAGGGCTGCCAGGTGTGGGCAGCCTTACCCCAGCCCAGCGCTACTGTCTCAAGGCCAAATACGCTGCAGCCACAGGTGGcccacccccaaccccactGCCCAGCGTGGAGCGGGTGGGCACGGGTGGCCACGGCAGCTTACCTGGGGACTACCTTGGGCCAGTCAAACCCCGCTTCCTTGCGAATGGTTTGCTGCGAAGGCACAGTTCCAATGACTACACGGGCTACGCAGGCAGCATTCCCCCTCACCTCGTGCCCCGGAACGGCGTGCGGCGGGCCAGCGACCCTGCCCGGACTGCAGCCAACCCTCATGCTGTGCCCAAGGTGCATCGTTTTAAGAGCATGGGTAACGTGAAtgtgccaggagcaggcagaactgctctgcagcccttGGGTGGTTCTGATGCTAACCTTCAGCACCATGTCTTCTCCTCGCGCCCACCCAGCATCAGTGAAAACGTCTTCCTGGAGAGCGTGAGCATAGAAGGCCCTGGTGCAGGCGTGGAGTCTGGCTTGCTAGAGATGGAACAGTACTTGAACTACCCTGAGGAAAGCTTCCCTTGCCAGGGGACCGGTGTGGAGCTGCAATGTGAAGGCCCCTATAGCAGTGCTCACCAGACCGCAGCGGGTATGCAGCTGAACACAGGAGGGCATGGGGACATGGAGGAGGGGTTGCTTCAGTCCGAGTTCTCCCTCCCTCAGTGCCAGATGAACCAGCACTTCACAAGTATGCATGCTGGCAACGGGACTATGCCAGCTCCTTGGGATGAACCTCCCCAAAGCAATCTGGAGATGAGTTCTGGGCAGCCAAGTGTcagtgcttctgctgctgccatgtcGGGGCCACACTGTCACCATCAAAGTACTGACTACCCACTACCCAGTTCTTGTGGGCACCAACCCAAACTTGTGAGCTCGTGCCAGGACAGTGGGTTTTCTGGGGGGCACTGGCTTAACCGACTACAGATCAAATCTGAGCAGCATTACCCAGTACCTGCCCCAGCACTTGCTCCCTGCCAGAATGCCAAGCTTGCTGGGCCCGTGCAGTGTCCTGCATCATTCGGCCAAGCCATGAATGTAGGGTCTGGTGGCTACCAGTCTGAGGAACAGGCACCTGTTAGTTACATGGGCATGTTGAGCCCGGGCACTAGAAGAGCCCAGACCCCCACCATGCAGACCAAAGAAGTGATGGTTCGTAGCTATGTGCAGGCCCAGCAGGCTTTGATGTGGGGAGACCAACTAACCTCCAAGGGAGGGGAggctggcatggggctgggcAGTGAACCTGGGCAGTGCCAAGCTGTGCAGGCACCCCTGTATCTCAGCCCCAAATACTCTGGTtaccaaaccaaaccagatcACCCGCAGGGTCTGGCAGAGACCCAGCACCTCCTAAACGCCCCATGCTTCAACCCAGAGATGGTGCCACACCCACCTGGTGGCCCTAAACCACCTGGTCACCAAAACAGTCTGAACTATGTGGGCAACCTGGCTCAGCCAAGTCATTCCTACGAGGGAGTGGAAGCCAGCTCCCGGCGCGTGCTTCGCTTGCCCCCTGCCCGTCCCACACCTGAGGGGCCCAGTAATGCCCTGCTGTGTTACCCCGGCCAGAGCATGCATTTGCAGGTGGGCAAAGGTGGGCATAAGCTGCTGGGCCAAATGGCAGCAAGCTGCGGGGGTCCCGGGCATTATGGTGGGAGCTTGGAAGGACTCAAAGGCAGCTCATATTGCTACCTGGATTCAGGGGAGCAGGTGGCCAACAGCCTGGACTCCCTGGACTTGGAGAATACGCACCTTGACTTTGCTGCCATTGTGGAAGATCCAGAGACACCCGCGCTGCTGCCTGGGCCCGCAAGCCCTGCTGGTGGCCTCCTGCTTCCTGCGTCTGGTGGTGCCAACATGGCAGTGGGTGACATGAGCTCCATGTTGAGCACTCTGGCAGGGGAGAGCCATTTCCTCAACTCCCTGTCATAA